A segment of the Candidatus Neomarinimicrobiota bacterium genome:
TTCTGTTCATGGACTAACGTGGGAATATCCTTATGAATGGCTGCTAGGAGGGGGAGTCCACTGGCGTATCCCCCGGTTCCCACCACCACGTGCGGCTCAAAATCGGATATGAGAAATCGCATTTTCAGGTAACCCAGGAGAAACCGAAAGGGAAAGCCGATATTGCGTGCCACTCCTCGAAGCGTTAATCCTCGAGCAAAACCTCGAATTCCCACGAGGGTGAACGAATTCCCCCTATTTTGAAGGATGGACGATTCTAGGCCGAACTTTGAACCGACGAGGTGTACGGCAACGCCGGGAAAACGTCTGTCCAGGGCGTCTGCGATTGCAAGCACGGGAAAAAGGTGACCCCCGGTTCCTCCCCCTGCGATCACAACCCTTAGTTGTTTCCTAGCCAAAAAGGATCCTCGCAGTCTTCGCCGGCCTGACGGATCGCTTGGCCATCGAAATGTTGAGAAGAATTCCCACTGACAGGAGGTTTGTGACAAGGCCCGATCCTCCATAACTGACGAGTGGGATGGGTAGACCCGTGGTAGGAACCAGACCCGTAACAACGGCCGAATTGACAAAAGCGTAAATCATAATCTTTATTGACAGTCCCATTCCCAGGAGAATGCCGAAGACGTCAGTACAGTGTTT
Coding sequences within it:
- a CDS encoding glycosyltransferase, translating into MARKQLRVVIAGGGTGGHLFPVLAIADALDRRFPGVAVHLVGSKFGLESSILQNRGNSFTLVGIRGFARGLTLRGVARNIGFPFRFLLGYLKMRFLISDFEPHVVVGTGGYASGLPLLAAIHKDIPTLVHEQNSYPGFTTRWLSSRVHVVCLSYAESGQYLKKKSSSLRGIP